One Streptosporangium becharense genomic window, GACCGAGACCCCGCCCTGGTACCAGGCCTGGACCATGATGTCCTTGCCCCTGACCGGGATCAGCGAGCCGTTGTGCGCGACGCAGTTCTCCGTGTCGGCCTGGTGACGGGCGATCTTGAAGTAGCTCCGGAACTCCAGCTTGCCGCGGACGATGTCGTAGTAGGCGTTGGCGCCGCGGGTCGGGCCGGTGGCCTCGTTGCAGGTGGCTCCGCTGCCGCCGCCGAGCTCGTCGGTGAAGACGACCTTGGTGCCCCTGTTGTTGAAGGTCGCCGAGTGCCAGAACGCGAAGTTGGGGTCGGTGACGCGCGCGGTCACCTTCGGTGCGACCGGGTTGGAGATGTCGAACAGGACGCCGTCCCCCATGCAGGCGCCGGCCGCGATGTTCTTCTCCGGGTAGACCGTGATGTCGTGGCAGCCGCTGGTCGGCAGCAGCAGGCCGGGCTGGGTCTCGTTCCCCCCGTCAGGGAAGATCACCGGTGTGGCGACGACCGCCGCGTCGGCCGGCGTGCGCAGCGGCACCTTGATGATCGAGATCTTGTCGTGCGGCGGCCGGCAGTCGGGGAAGGACGCGTTCGGGTTGTAGGAGGAGACGTACAGGTAGACGTTCCGACGGTCCCTGCCCTTGCCCGGCAGGAGCGTCAGGGTGTGCGAGCCGCAGTTCGTCTCGACCGACTTGATGTATCTGGGGTTCTTCTTGTCGCTGATGTCGAAGATCCGGACGCCCTCCCACGACTCCTTGACGTCGGCGCTCTGCGAGGTGCTGTTGCAGGAGTCGTCGCTGCGCGAGTTGTCGACGGCGCTGAACAGCAGGTCGCCGTAGACGGAGACGTCCATCTGCGAGCCGGGGCAGATGACGCCGCTGACCAGCTTGGCCCGGTCCGGCCTCCTGATGTCGTAGATCGAGAAGCCGCCGTAGTTGCCGACGTAGGCGTAACCGTCCTGGAAGGCGATGTCCGTGTTGACGGTCGGTTCGAGACCGGGGAGCTTGGGGAGCGTGCCCTGGTGCGAGACGTTGGGGCTGGTGACGATCTCACCGGGTGGCGGGATGTCGGCGGCCTGCGCGGGCGCCGTCGCCATGAGGGTGACGGCGGCGGTGGCCGCCACGACTAACGCCCGGACGGTCCTGCGGGGAGTGAACACTCAGGTGCCTCCTTGGGGACATGAGCCAGAATAAATGACCAGATTGTCCACCCCCGACGGCCAAATAACCACAGGTCGACTTGTGCGATAAAAGTTGCCTTCTGACTTATTTACACAACCAGAAGAAAAGTCTAAAGTTTATGCCTTTCCCCCGAGACGCCCCCGCGACGCTCCCGGAACGCTCCCGGAACGGGAGCCGTGGCCCCGTCCCGGGAGCGTCCCGGCACCGTCGGCGCGGGTCAGTGACCCCGCTCGCGGTAGGACCCCTGGGTCTGCGCATTGAGGATGTCGAACCTGACCCCGCGCGCCGGGTTCGTACGCGGGTCGTCGATCCGCAGGACGTCCAGGCCGAGGTTGAAGTCACTGCCGTAGACGTAGCCGTTGTAGTAGTACGCCGACCAGATGCCGCCGCTGAGCGCCGGAGCCGTGTTGTCGGGGCCGCGCTCGAAGTAGCCGATCTCCTGCGGCTTGGCCGAGTCGGTGAAGTCGACGACCGAGACCCCGCCCTGGTACCAGGCCTGGACCATGATGTCCTTGCCCTTGACCGGGATCAGCGAGCCGTTGTGCGCGACGCAGTTCTCCGTGTCGGCCTGGTGACGGGCGATCTTGAAGTAGCTCCGGAACTCCAGCTTGCCGCGGACGATGTCGTAGTAGGCGTTGGCGCCGCGGGTCGGGCCGGTCGCCTCGTTGCAGGTGGCTCCGCTGCCGCCGCCGAGCTCGTCGGTGAAGACGACCTTGGTGCCCCTGTTGTTGAAGGTCGCCGAGTGCCAGAACGCGAAGTTCTCATCGTCGCGGACGGTCGTGGTGACCTTGGGCTCGACCGGGTTGGAGATGTCCATCAGGACGCCCTCGCCCATGCAGGCGCCGGCCGCGATGTTCTTCTCCGGGTAGGCCGTGATGTCGTGGCAGCCGGTCGTCGCCGAGGTGCGGTAGGGGTACGGCAGGTTCTCGCCGGGGTTGCCGCCGTCGGGGAACAGGACCGGCGTGGCGACGACCGCCGCCTCCGCCGGCGCGCGCAGCGGCACCTTGATGATCGAGATCTTGTCGTGCGGCGGCTGGCAGTCGGGGAAGGATCCGCTCGGGCCGTAGGAGGAGACGTAGACGTAGACGTTGCGACGGTCCCTGCCCTTGCCCGGGACCAGGGTCAGGGTGTGCGAGCCGCAGTTCGTCTCGACGGCCTTGACGTATCTGGGGTTCTTCTTGTCGCTGATGTCGAAGATCCGGACGCCCTCCCACGATTCCTTGGTCGCGGCGCTCTGCCCGGTGCTGTTGCAGGAGTCGTCGCTGCGCGAGGAGTCGACGGCGCCGAAGAGCAGATTCCCGTAGACCGCGACGTCCATCTGGCCGCCGGGACAGATCACCGAGCTGACCAGCGAGGTCTTCCTGGGCTTCCTGATGTCGTAGATGGAGAAACCGTTGTAGTTGCCGACGTAGGCGTAGTCGCCCTGGAACGCCATGTCGGTGTGGATGCCCGTCAGCTCCGCGGGCCTGGGCACGTTGAGGACGTGTTCGACGTTTCCGCTCTTGGAGATCTCACCCGGTGCGGGGATGTCGGCGGCCTGGGCGGGGGACATGGCCAGCACCATCGCGAC contains:
- a CDS encoding LVIVD repeat-containing protein — protein: MFTPRRTVRALVVAATAAVTLMATAPAQAADIPPPGEIVTSPNVSHQGTLPKLPGLEPTVNTDIAFQDGYAYVGNYGGFSIYDIRRPDRAKLVSGVICPGSQMDVSVYGDLLFSAVDNSRSDDSCNSTSQSADVKESWEGVRIFDISDKKNPRYIKSVETNCGSHTLTLLPGKGRDRRNVYLYVSSYNPNASFPDCRPPHDKISIIKVPLRTPADAAVVATPVIFPDGGNETQPGLLLPTSGCHDITVYPEKNIAAGACMGDGVLFDISNPVAPKVTARVTDPNFAFWHSATFNNRGTKVVFTDELGGGSGATCNEATGPTRGANAYYDIVRGKLEFRSYFKIARHQADTENCVAHNGSLIPVRGKDIMVQAWYQGGVSVVDFTDSANPQEIGYFERGPEPDGGRGGIWSAYYYNGYVYATDYWRGLDVLKINDRRTDPARHVRTDRLNVQTQGSYPERGHH
- a CDS encoding LVIVD repeat-containing protein, with product MVLAMSPAQAADIPAPGEISKSGNVEHVLNVPRPAELTGIHTDMAFQGDYAYVGNYNGFSIYDIRKPRKTSLVSSVICPGGQMDVAVYGNLLFGAVDSSRSDDSCNSTGQSAATKESWEGVRIFDISDKKNPRYVKAVETNCGSHTLTLVPGKGRDRRNVYVYVSSYGPSGSFPDCQPPHDKISIIKVPLRAPAEAAVVATPVLFPDGGNPGENLPYPYRTSATTGCHDITAYPEKNIAAGACMGEGVLMDISNPVEPKVTTTVRDDENFAFWHSATFNNRGTKVVFTDELGGGSGATCNEATGPTRGANAYYDIVRGKLEFRSYFKIARHQADTENCVAHNGSLIPVKGKDIMVQAWYQGGVSVVDFTDSAKPQEIGYFERGPDNTAPALSGGIWSAYYYNGYVYGSDFNLGLDVLRIDDPRTNPARGVRFDILNAQTQGSYRERGH